GGTTTAGGAAAAAATCACATAAATTGTATATTTGATTTTGTCAgcgtgcccagtcaaataggttAACATAAATCACTCATACGAAATTTTAAACAAGATGATTCCACGAGAATGTCacaaaattgtatatttgatgAGGAAAACATGATTGTAATTAGTAAACAAGATAATATGGCTTTTCACGCGATGAAAGTATCTATTTGCTAAGCCTAAATCAGTTACTCTTACATCTTGAAGATGTAGTTAGACCCAATATGTAATTTTATTTCGTCTAGTTTAATCAAACCTCTTAGTTTCTGGGGGAAAATCTTTGAACTTCATAGTCAATTACTTTTCAACTCTTTCATAGTACTAATACTTATTTAAGACACATTCTAAATTTATATAAGATCTAATCCTTATTTTTCAATAGggggaacaattttaaattcttcaaattttTATACAGATACTAAATAGTCCTTCCATACATTCTCCTCTCAAGTTTATATAAGCCTGACTTTCCTAATTATGATTTATAGGATGGGGATTTTGTAATCTATAGACACGTCCAATTTATCGATGCTAATATAATGTTTGTGTATCAGGTTCTGGGATATGGCTGGGCAGGAATTATGAGGAAGTATGTGGTAGACCCTGCAGAAATGTGGTGGCCAAGTAGTCTTGTTCAAGTTTCTCTTTTCAGGTAATTTCTCAAAAAATTCAGCTTTAATTTTCCCCTGAATAGCCTATTATCGCAAGTCGCTCATCGTCTACTGCTTCTTGAATTTGCTTACATTATTATATATTCTAACAAGTATAATTTCTCTTGAATTTTGCAGGGCTTTACATGAGAAAGAAGAAGGGAAATCCTCAAGAGGAAAATTTTTCTTAGTTGTATTAGCTTGCAGTTTTATATGGTACATTGTCCCTGGTTTTCTCTTCCCAACATTGTCAAGCTTATCCTTACTTTGCTTGGCATTTCCTAAATCAGTACTAGCCCAGCAAATTGGCTCAGGAATGCATGGCCTTGGAATATTTTCCTTCACTTTTGATTGGGCTACTATAGCATCATACCTTGGTAGCCCTTTAGTTTATCCCTTATTTTCCATTGTCAATGTCATAGTAGGCTATGTTGCAATAGTCTATATACTAATTCCAATTTCCTATTGGGGGTTGAACCTATACAATGCCAAGAATTTCCCCCTATTCTCCTCGGACTTATTTAATGCTCAGGGGCAGGTATATAATATCACAGCTATTGTTAATGATAAGTTTGAGTTAGACAAGGTATCATACGCGAAACATGGACATATACATCTCAGTATGTTCTTTGCTGTTACTTATGGCCTGAATTTCGCAGCTGTTGTGGCTACTCTTACTCAAGTTGCTCTATTCAATGGAAAGTAAGTGCTCGTTACTTATGTTTTTACCTCTCCCTCCTATTTACTCCATAATTTTAGTCACTTATTCGTCGTAATGGATCTAGACTAGACGCTGTGTTTCCAACAGAAAGCCCCTTGGCACATAGAGAACGATCGAACCTGTAACTCTTGTTGATGTTGTAGGAACACTTGGCTATTTTCAGATAGTATCCTATGCATAGTTAAGGCTTTCATATTTAACCAACTAGAATAGCACCTATGCATTACCAGAAGAAAGAAACTCTTACAAAAACACACACACATAGACAAGTGTACTGATAAGTTCATTGAACAGGGAAATATATCAGAGATTCCGAGCGACATTCAAAGGAAAGCCTGATATACACACAAGGCTTATGATGAAATATAAGGACATCCCGAGCTGGTGGTTTCACGTAACCCTTGCACTTTCATTGGCTTTATCGCTTGTTCTGTGTATCTTCATGAAAGATCAAGTTCAGCTTTCGTGGTGGGGGCTTCTCCTTGCCGCCTTTCTTGCCTTGATATTTACCTTACCAATAAGCATCATAACAGCCACCACAAACATGGTTAGTCTTATATTACAAGTTGAAGTTATGTTTATTTCCTTTTGTTGATgcatatattaattaattttgcTTCTGATGACAGTCCCCAGGACTAAACGTGATCACAGAATATATTATCGGTATGATAATCCCAGGGTATCCAATAGCCAATGTCTGCTTCAAGACATTTGGCTATATGAGTATGAGTCAAGCTGTTTCCTTTCTTCAAGATTTTAAGCTTGGTCATTATATGAAGGTTCCTCCAAGATCTATGTTCATTGTTCAGGTATCAGCTTTCTTGTTCTCTAGCCTACATATTTAGTATTTGACAAGGAGTCAAATTTCTTGGTACTGCTTCAAGAGACTGACTAAACTTGTATTATTTCTTAAACCAGCTAATTGGAACCATACTTGGTGGTACGATCAATATGGGCGTGGCGTGGTGGTTACTTAATAGCATTAAACACATATGCCAACCTGACTTGCTTCCTCCAAATAGTCCGTGGACTTGTAATAGCGATAGAGTGTTTTTTGATGCATCGGTTATCTGGGGATTAGTAGGACCAAAGAGAATATTTTGGGGAGATTACATTGCCTTAAACTGGTTCTTTGTTGGAGGTGCAGTGGCACCAATTTTGGTGTGGTTGTTACACAAAACATTCCCAAGTCAAAGTTGGATTAAACTGATTAATATTCCAGTACTTTTAGGGGCAACAGCAGCTATGCCACCAGCAACAACATTGAACTTCAACAGCTGGATTGTGTTTGGAATATTGTTCAATTTTGTGATTTTCAGATACACAAAGAAGTGGTGGCAAAGGTACAATTATGTCTTATCAGCAGCATTAGATGCTGGAGTGGCTTTAATGGGAGTGGTTCTGTTTTTCTGCCTTAGTCTTGAGAATGTTAACTTTTCTTGGTGGGGAACTGGAGGAGAGTATTGTGATTTGGCTACTTGTCCTACTGCCAAAGGTATTTTTGTTGATGGATGTCCTTTGAGCTGATTCTATtagttagttttttttaattGTTAGGCTCCATACTGaattacaatttttttttatttagctGATACTTTTTGTAAATATAATCATTCTAAATAGTAGTATTCCTTTATCAATATCTTGCACTCTTTTTTTGCAATTAGAGCTGTTAATCTTTCTCTTAGTGTGCGTAATTTTTTCCCTTTTCGGATCTTAAACTTTATTTCAAATTACTTGGTTGTGTTAGTAAAAGTTCCAAATGTAAGTCGCATTAATTACACCAGCACAACATGCTTTTTTATACGTAAAACGGACAATAACTGCAGTTAATAAAGCGGGGAATCTTAATGGCTCAGTTGGTCAGCTATCTTGAGCTTTCTGTTTGACCAAAAATTTAGATCTAGATTTAAACAATTAGATTTCTAATGAAATAAGGTTAATATTAGCCAATATTAATACCCAAAAGATTATTCAACTAGTACCGTGGCAAAACATACTATGGTCTGTAGGAACAACAGTGAATATGTAACAATAAACAACATTTAATAGCGCAAATATAAAGTGAATAGCAACAAATGTTATATAATGGTATTATTGTAAATAAATGCAAGAAAGATGATAAAAAAAGGGGTGAAATAGTGTCGTATTTTCTCTTACAATTATAAATAATTGATGAGTCTTTGAATATTCAGATTTTTCTCAAATCGTGGGAGAAAAGTTAGATTAGAATCTCAAGAAAATGTGTCTTTTGTATGTATATAATAAAGCAAAATTTTTAGAGAATGTCAAGGTGTTGTTCTCTTACAAATGAGTCTCCAATCCCCCTTATAActatgtctctttctatttatatgagGACATATGCCtcaaaaccctaatagtacagatTTTAGAAATATTTACTGGAATATTTTCTTTAAAGTCAGATCCCTAAAATTAGTCGTTACTGCTCCGTTAAGGAGGgtactcgacctcgacctcgacctcgatcTCTGTTGACTCCTCGACCTAGCCCTTATCTTTTGTCAGATCATTTGGACCTTGAATTCGTCTTTTGTTGAAATCATACTGATGACATGTGGCAGTCTTCGAAGGCTCTCTTAATACTAACGTAGCCTAAATATAACTAGGATAATTTTTGGCATATACACGTTCATCTTGTTGGTGAAAGTTCGATTTTTCACATTGTAATCCCTTCCTATTTCTACTTCCCCTGCCCCAActctttttttttgaaaaaagtgCAGTTAATAAAGCAATTTTATTTtgttagttaaaaatattttactAGTATACAAACACACCGTCAGTCTATGTAAGTTATAATAATCTATAAAGCTCTCGGAGAAGAAGCTCTTCTctcttgttgttgttgtctctCAAGTCTGCGGGCTTAATCGATTCACGTCTATGAAAAGAAACTAGGGAAAAGTACAGAAATAGCCAATTTAAACTCAAACTTATCAACCTTTAGCCCAAAATTAGACCTTACCAAAATTAGCTGAAAATTAGAGATACACGCAAGGAAGGATTCTTCCATTCGAGAATCATGCTAAATATCTTCCTTCCTTCCATGTTTTTCAAGCGTATTAATTTCACAGAGACATACATTCTGTAAATCACGGCATTATCTCCCAAACAATTCTCAAAAGGAGCTTCAAATTTCACTCAAAAATCGATCAAGTTTACTGCAGAAGCAACAAGTTCGTTTCGCGATTTCTCTGTAGATACAACTTTGATGAAGGAACTACGAACTACAATCAAAATCAATCAAGGAATTGGTGAGTTTTGACCTAATTTCAGCTACTTCAATGGCAAATTTACCAATTTTTATTCAGTATGGTGGCCAATGGAATATTGACAACAGTTTTGTAGATTACAATGTCGATGCTGTAATAGTTACTCCAAATATAAGTTTTGAAGATTTTGTAGACGTGATTTCGAAACAACTTATGATAGATACTTCGTTGAATGTTATTGAAATCAAATACACTGTCCAAAACggttctccaccaatagtgatacACAATAATATGGGTGTTGTGTATATCTTGAGCTGAAAAAAAACTCGGAATTTAAAATGTATCCCCTTTGTATAACATTGAATGAAAAGGATATGGATATGATCTACTACAATTCGAATTCTGTTGTGATTTCCTCAGAGTGTGCACAAAGCTCAGTTATACATGAGAGATACAATGGCGATACAATTAATATGGTTGAGTTTGGGAATGGAGAAGACTGGCAGGATACAGAATCTGATGAAAATACAATAATAACTAACCCTCAACACATAGATGTAGAAGAAGGTCAAGTTTATAAAGACAAGGCTACGATAGTCAAAGTCATGAAGTACTTGGCAGTAAAGAAAAAATTCCAGTTTAAGGTGCATAGAATCAAGTGAAAGCAGGTATTAGAATATTTactgtataattatgtatatcgTAGTTGATGTTAGAAGCATAATTATGCAGAAAATAAGTTGTTGCTTGTAAGTCTGTGATTGTACACTTTTAAGTTGTGGTTGTCACCATGTAGTACTGTATAGTCATTGTATTTTTTCATCTAGTATTGTTGATGGCAGTGTGTATCACTATATATCATTATATTTCATGTCGCTCTGTTTATTGATGGAAAAGTTTATATCGTTGTCGTAGGTACTTCCTAATGTGCGTCAACAGCAACTGTTATTGGTGTTTTAAGTCTTCAAGCCTGAAAAAAGCAAAAATTTTCAAGGTCAAAAATTTCAGCAAACTGCACTCATGCCCACTGAAAGACAGATCTTACGCACAATGTCAAGCTACTGCAAAACTCATCGGCAGTCTTCTGATAGACAAGTATAAAGACTCAAAAATAATATATACTTCTAATGACATAATTGGAGACATGAACAAGCAGTATAGTCTTCAAATGACATTTATGCAAGCATGAAGATCGAAGGAATATGCAGTTCAACTACTGAGAGGGAGCCCGAGCGAATCATATGAAAAGCTGCCAAGCTACTGTTATATGTTGGTTCTAACAAATCCTATGTCCGTGGTAAGTTTGAAAAAAAACAAAGGAAGACCTGTTCATGTATGCTTTCGTTGCACTATATCCGTCTATAAAAGGATGGCAGTATTACAAACCGGTTGTTGTTGTAGATGGAACCTTTCTTAAATCGACGTACAGAGGAACATTATTGATAGCATCCATACAAGATCCAGCAggtaaaaataagaataataatGTGTGTgtgagtgtgtatatatatactcaAATGTGTTTATATGATTCAATTTATTAGGTAGTATCCTACCACTCGCATATGCCATAGTAGATTCAGATAATAATTCTTCCTGGGAGTATTTTTTCGCGAGGTTCAAGGATTTATTTGGGGAAAGGGAGGGAATGTACATAGTCTCAGACAGGCATGAAGGCATTGAAAATGCAGCAGCAACATTGTATCCACAAGTACCTCACTATGTGTATGCATATGGCATCTATGGAATAatgtaaaaaaatattacaagAAGAACCATTTGCAGCTCAAAGACATATTCTTCACTATGGACAAAGTATACacagttgagaagtttgattacCATATGGCAGAGGTAGAGATAATTGATAAGAGGGTCAAAGATTACTTAATCAATATTGGGTATGAAAGATGGTCCAGAGCACATTCCACTGTCAACAAAACATTGACAATGACTTCAAACATTGCGGAGTCGATCAATGCAGCGCTCAAGACTGCTAGGGAACTCCTAGTACTGCCTTTGCTGGAGTACATAAGGCAATTGATCGGACGATGGAACGTTACAAACCAAAAGAATACAATACAATCATTTATTGATCTTGGAAAAAAAATATGATACAATGCTGATGGACAATCTCGAATTGTCACATCGGATGAAGATATGACTAGAATCTGTAGATACTTGTGCATATAATATGTAATCATGTCGAATTCACGGATCTGTTATATCTTGAACCCTTTATGTGCCTTTTGTTAAACTAGTGTCCACCTGCATGGCAGAGGGACACCAAATTGATTAAAGCTAACATTTTCTATTATTCATTGTTTGCACAAAGGCAATATTGTAGTGTTCAAGTAATGGAGGGTCTTATCTCTATTACCCGATGCTTCAGGTTTTCTATTTCTTTTCAAAGCTGGTTGGTCTACCTCTATTCTCTGTTTCTTCTGGGGCATGCAAGAAATTAGTCATTACGTAAGAAAATTGTTTAATTTTTAGGCGACCACCAGCATGTATATAAGGCTTTCAATTTAATGTAGCATCTATGCCTACCCCACTGCTGAAATATTGGTTAGTTTGACATAATATTAAGCTATTTTGAATCTTGTAGGCTTTCCGGTATATGTGTTTTGAGGGCATATGCTTTGTCACCACTAATgatatttgataaattttgtaggtGACCCCTTCGACAAGTTACTTATATTCAGTACTTGACAAGGGTAAGCAGAGAATGGTATTCCTAAAAGATCGAACTTGCAGTTGTAGAAGGTTTCAGTTGGATGAGCTGCCATGCGCACATGCTTGGAAAgtattaaaatataaatacatTGATCATATTGAGTATTGCTCGGTGTACTACACCAGAAAGTACCTATTGAAGACCTATGAAATTTCAATTTATCCGGTTCCTGATGAAAGCACATGAAAAATTCCTGCTGAAGTTCTAGATGAAAAAGTCTTGCCATGAGACGTGACTAAATCAATAGGAAGGCCAAAGAAGGGGAGGTGCAAGCCAATATCTGAAAGGGAACGAAAAAGGTCGGTTTTACGTGGACAGTGTAGAGAACAAGGTCACAACAGGAAAACTTGTAGAAATAATCCAAAGAAAGGATGAAATATGTCAAACATAGAATTACTTGTTATTTTACTTTACTGAATATCATAGAGATTTAGAAGAACCCAATATATCAAGAACTGTATCAATGCAGAATGTCATTCGaattttatatataaataaatatttgatCTATCATTTAAAATCGTGTTGCAagtgtattttttaaattatacatCTGTTTGATTAAAAAAGAAGTTGTATCagctatgtatcatatttgtatctcTTGTGTATCACCTATGTATCTCTGTGTATCGGTAAATTATACACTTGTTTGATTAAAAAAGAACTTGTATCagctatgtatcatatttgtatcatctATGTATCTCTTATGTATCACCTATGTATCTATGTGTATCGGCTCTTACTCATGCCTGTATTTGTGTAATAACAAACCTAACTAATGGAAAATAGTCGTAGCAGCTAGAAAACTATGCAAATAGTTTTAGAAATTTGCAAAAGAGAGTGTGGCTTCATCAATACATATTTCGAAACCAAACAAACTGCAGAACTCGTTGTGAAGAAACAAACTATGCAGCGATCCAAAAATGACTATATCATCTATGTATCATgtgtgtatcatatttgtatcatgcGTGTATCTGGAAGAGACAGTGTATCACAAACTACCGtatatttttcatatcttgaATTCACAACACAAAATCGAGGAAAACCCCAAAATAAACTAAACTGCAACACTCCAATATTGCACTAAAACTCATTAAACCTTTATAATAGAGCAGACATCTCATTTGTCGTACAAATCTTAAAAGTATTCATAAAATTCAAACAAAAACAAATCCGATTCGTCTTACAACAATGACAACATAACAGAACACAATACAAAACGAAATTATTGAGTTCATCCTACAACAATGACAAAGGTAACTACTTCTTCCGTTTTTGCGACTTATTCTGTCGACCAATAATCTCATCATCACTTTGCGCGTTTAGTTCCATCTTCTTTCTAGCATAATCCCACAAAAGAGCACCAAATCTGCGCCGGTGTGCATAGGCATTGAATTTTTTATGAGGCGTCTTGCCCTCAATGAAATACTAGGCAAATGATGTTGCAAATACACCGAAATCACTacaaataaaaataacaacaatGATCAAACtgtaaaatctaaaaacaaaacAGATTGTGTTGAAATAAATTTATACGCTTCGACTTGTTGAGGCAGTCGTTCAACCAGTTTTACATCAAAAGGGGTAATCAAGTCCTTTGATTTGTCAACACCAGTGCGCCAATTGATATCTTTTTTGTTTAAATAGAAATTTGTGTGTACGAAAAATGAGGCAGCAACACAGAATACTTGCGCATTGTGTTATAAACTTTGGCTTGATGAGCAACTTCACCGCGCATAGAGTCATACACATAAATGCACCTATCCTTGAAGGACATCACAACCATTATCCAATGCCATTGTTCCACAATATTAATTGGCATTAGGACGTGCTCGACAATGTGCCATGGAACATTGGCATCCAAGACATACCCCTGAATATACTCTGCAATGACATGTTTCGGATTGCACACTTCACTATCTCCATATGTATCAATAAACGCCTGCCACAACTCATTAATTTTTTCGTCGAAGTACAAATCTGTGGTGGTGAATGTTACAGGTAGGTCTTTGTCATACTTCCAATTCTTCCTCAAATAATAGAATAAAACATCAATGTGCTGAAACAaaacataataaataattaatcACTGAAGGCTCGTAAGCTTTAAGCAGCTACGCGTTTTCAAACTAAATTCACAGAAAACAAAGGAAAATAAATGCTAACTACTTCTCTTGTGCCAGGCAAGATAGTAATTAATAATTTGTTCTAACTTAAGAGTCCTGATCACATGTACACtggataaaattaaaaaaaaactataaAAATAACTTCTTACATACCGAGTCATCCAAAGGCTCACCATTATATGCCAAAGTGTAAAACCATTTTTTGTCTtcaatattgtaacgacccgaccggttgttttgagtccTAGTGCATCGTTCAACGAtttaaggccctgagcagcttcacttcaggtactatgacttgtgcgcgtggtcggaattgaatttcggagttgatttggaaagaaaattctaatttcggaagctttaagttggaagaattgactaaggtttgatttttttaagtaaacgatatcggaatcaggattggaaggttctaacaggtttgtaggatgattttggacttgggcgtatgtccggatcaggttttggatgacccaggagcgtttcggtgcccattgtggaagttggcatttttggaaggatttcataaatttgggttgaagtgcatttcaattctatcaatgtccgtttgggattctgagtctgtgaatagctccgtatggtgattctggtattaggagcgcatccggatgtggatttggaggcccgtaggtcatttcggggtcatttggcgaacgtttaaaatttgaaggtttttgagaagtttggccaggagtggactttttgatatcggggtcgaactccaatttcggaagttggagtaggtccgtaatgtcgaatgtgacatgtgtgtaaaatctgaggtcaatcagacgtgatttgataggtttcggcatcgaatataaaagtttgaagttctaaagttcattaactttgaattagagggtgattcgtgtttttagcgttgtttgatgtgatctaaaggcttgactaagttcgcatgatgttttaggacttgttggaatatttggtcgggatcccgggggcctcaggtgagttttggatgcttaacgaaTCGATTTTTGGTCTAAGGATGATGCTAAGGCAGCTGAtatctagtgtaaccgcacctgcgaagttttggccgtaggtgcggagccgcagaagcggccaagagggtcgtAGAAGTTGTTCTAGttggggaaggctgggaccgtAGATGCGGTCATGTTCCGTAGAAGCGGGACCACACCTGTGCACGAAGAGTCGTAGAAGTGTTATTGGGTCGCAGATGCAGGAAATGTTGGGCTGAGCTTgaaccgcacctgtgatggaatttTCGCCGGTGCGCAGCCGCAGGAGCGGCTGATgaaccgcagaagcagaaatcgTGGCTGGGCAGTGTCTTCTTTAAAATGAGAGTTGGgttcaatttcacttcatttttgtccatgggagccgattttggagcaggtttggagtgcaatcttcatcctctattatggggtaagtgacttcttctcattttgggttaaatacatggtttatatatggagttaaacatgaaaattggtagaaatttgggatttggaagaaaaacctagaaattagtatttttggattttgaccatgaaattggacatggaattgggaataaattatatatttgagttcgtggtgtcatgggtaaagtttatcttcgaaaatattcgaaattcgggcacgtgggcccgagggtgatttttatcgacttttcaagcggagttaggaattgttgtaaattgaattataatgagtattagagtatatatttatgggtttgcatgtttattgactagttttggagtgttgggcatcggtttgagttgttggaagggcttggaGCTGGctgtggaatttcggagcgaggtaagtctcctttctaaccttataagagggaattaaccccataggcgaatcaaattattatatgcttctatttgtgggggctacgtacgcacgaggtgacgagagtctgtgcgtagctactattaggCTTCtgtctgggtagtctaggacccatatcatgttgtactcgCGATGTTGCGCCCTACTgtttaatttaattgtttaaaacacTTAGAAACTCGATAacggaattgtaaaaaggttaaacttcttTTACTTGGCCGTtaaatggaaatttgaagttcttggaatatttgcctcttaataaatcttgaattggttgtttaatgtgttttctcttttgtggagcgggtcgaacgcctcggtagcagatagatgcatctatgatttgtgtcgttcaaccctcggcagtgcacagtttaaatattatgttggatcaggccgtacgacctcgacatgatttgcgcatgatatatttttggaattgataataattgatattgctttcattggcccgaggtccaaaaatgttaaatgatgaaaataaatttggaaatttcttatgaacaaaagaattgtttacttatttcatgatattgagcttacagccgttctacgtaatccatgcctaattatattattgatattttatttattgcccatagtaagtgtcgaagtcgacccctcgtcactactcttcgAGGTTAGGAGGGATACTTACTggatatgcattgatttacgtactcatactacacttgctacacatttttgtgcaggtgaaTATATGTCTAGTGGTCGTGTGGGCGCAGAgacgcggttattgcggggatttaggtgagtTGCCTTCCATGTTACGAGTTCGCAGCCAGcatagtctccttcagagtatttatatttctcctgtccgaatttgtattccggaaagatgttgtattttattttacattcctagttgaggctcatgcacttgtgataccggattttgggatgatttgggttgtcctgtattgaaattttaaaaaatatatattattatttactctgtaaattccatcttttaccaTTTAACTGAAGGAAAtaagatttcaaaaatattaaaatgagaaccataTTAAGTGTTTATTgtttggcttgcctgatagcggtgtccggaaccatcacgacctttaatggattttgggtcttgacaacatggtattagagcactaggttcacttaggtctcacgagtcataagtgagtctagtagagtcttgcggatcggtacagagatgtctgtacttatcttcgagaggctacaagactgttaggagcatttcccttcttgattcctcatcatgctattcgattcctttgaggcttatgccttcattctcttcctattcagtcttatgcgacgtgaagcgcttgttataaattgggaatcgaggaattttaatggtactacagatatgGTGCAGGATCTTTCTCcttgcgtatttgattgggctattgtagTCGCCTTGCGAAAGGCTGTTCTGTCAttgcagctcagtatcagtattacctaaggttttgagatttggaattgattgttatgacgattcgtgcgttgctatcgcatAGGGTTTgagtaatggtaggatacttgtctatgtATAGGGGTAGTTAATGATTTTAAAGGAGGTCTtttttctcaatgcatgattcaag
This region of Nicotiana tomentosiformis chromosome 4, ASM39032v3, whole genome shotgun sequence genomic DNA includes:
- the LOC104109245 gene encoding oligopeptide transporter 2-like, whose translation is MAVMTMQEKIQQKDPENVVPEEDDEESPIEQVRLTVSNDDDPSLPVWTFRMWFLGLLSCALLSFLNTFFSYRAEPLVITMITVQVATLPLGRIMARVLPTRKFKIRSWEFTLNPGPFNMKEHVLISIFANAGSAFGNGPAYAVGIVDITKAFYFRNISFLAGWILVIATQVLGYGWAGIMRKYVVDPAEMWWPSSLVQVSLFRALHEKEEGKSSRGKFFLVVLACSFIWYIVPGFLFPTLSSLSLLCLAFPKSVLAQQIGSGMHGLGIFSFTFDWATIASYLGSPLVYPLFSIVNVIVGYVAIVYILIPISYWGLNLYNAKNFPLFSSDLFNAQGQVYNITAIVNDKFELDKVSYAKHGHIHLSMFFAVTYGLNFAAVVATLTQVALFNGKEIYQRFRATFKGKPDIHTRLMMKYKDIPSWWFHVTLALSLALSLVLCIFMKDQVQLSWWGLLLAAFLALIFTLPISIITATTNMSPGLNVITEYIIGMIIPGYPIANVCFKTFGYMSMSQAVSFLQDFKLGHYMKVPPRSMFIVQLIGTILGGTINMGVAWWLLNSIKHICQPDLLPPNSPWTCNSDRVFFDASVIWGLVGPKRIFWGDYIALNWFFVGGAVAPILVWLLHKTFPSQSWIKLINIPVLLGATAAMPPATTLNFNSWIVFGILFNFVIFRYTKKWWQRYNYVLSAALDAGVALMGVVLFFCLSLENVNFSWWGTGGEYCDLATCPTAKGIFVDGCPLS